In Silene latifolia isolate original U9 population chromosome X, ASM4854445v1, whole genome shotgun sequence, the following proteins share a genomic window:
- the LOC141619396 gene encoding uncharacterized protein LOC141619396, which yields MGNGNQASGVKVGNKSATTVQSSGQKSAWKLFMVWKEVAENDTHIVSGTFYVNLKPSLVLFDSGATHSFVSCEHAKYLVLNDPVLINDNVGIPLGESVRCTKIYKDVKIRIGEVIFSVDLIEFPVGSFEIILGMNWLIKQRAFIDCYQRKISLTGPKGVRVSYKGFLIKPKVKFINVVTLKSYLKKGCQIYLCHVRDTREAEPKRDEIPVVCEFSDVFPKEIPGLPPKRAIDFSIDLKPGTGPISKAPYRMAPKEMEELKKQVEELLEKGYIGVPSVESQGRGYS from the exons ATGGGTAATGGCAATCAGGCAAGTGGAGTAAAGGTGGGTAACAAGTCAGCCACAACTGTTCAAAGTTCGGGTCAGAAGTCAGCTTGGAAATTATTTATGGTTTGGAAGGAAGTAGCCGAGAACGACACTCACATCGTTTCGGGTACATTTTATGTGAATCTTAAACCTTCTTTAGTATTATTTGATTCGGGAGCAACCCACTCATTTGTGTCTTGTGAGCATGCCAAATACCTCGTATTAAATGACCCAGTGCTTATTAATGATAATGTGGGGATACCTTTGGGAGAGTCTGTTAGGTGTACTAAAATATATAAAGATGTAAAAATTAGGATTGGTGAGGTGATATTTTCAGTAGACTTGATTGAGTTTCCTGTAGGAAGTTTTGAAATAATTCTGGGAATGAATTGGTTGATTAAACAGAGAGCCTTTATAGATTGTTACCAAAGAAAAATATCGTTAACGGGACCTAAAGGGGTGAGAGTATCTTATAAGGGTTTTCTGATCAAACCAAAGGTGAAATTTATAAATGTGGTGACCCTAAAATCGTATCTGAAGAAGGGATGTCAAATTTATTTGTGTCACGTGAGGGACACGAGAGAGGCCGAACCTAAGAGGGATGAAATCCCAGTTGTGTGTGAATTTTCTGATGTTTTTCCTAAAGAAATTCCTGGGTTACCACCTAAGAGGGCGATAGACTTTAGCATTGACTTGAAACCGGGAACTGGACCAATTTCAAAGGCACCCTATAGGATGGCACCAAAGGAGATGGAGGAATTAAAGAAACAAGTAGAAGAATTGCTAGAGAAAGGCTAT atcggggtaccatcagttGAGAGTCAAGGAAggggatattcctaa
- the LOC141619398 gene encoding uncharacterized protein LOC141619398, with product MAPFEALYGRRYRSPNYWDDSAKRMVVGPDMVQGKIEQVQVIRKKMKAAQDCQKSYADLRRSKIEFNVGDKVLLRVLSMKGVMRFGKRGKLSQKYVGPYDILDRVEEVAYRLALPPSLARVHNVFHVSQLRKYVSDPSHVLEIENIELDDQLTYEELPKEILDTKVRKTRNSEVSLVKVLWSNHDVEEATWETEASMRERYSHLFH from the coding sequence ATGGCTCCTTTTGAGGCTCTGTATGGTAGGAGGTATAGAAGTCCAAATTACTGGGATGATAGTGCTAAGAGGATGGTGGTGGGACCTGACATGGTCCAAGGGAAGATTGAGCAAGTTCAAGTAATTAGAAAGAAGATGAAAGCTGCACAAGATTGTCAGAAAAGTTATGCAGATTTGAGGAGatccaaaattgagttcaatgtTGGTGATAAGGTGTTGCTTAGAGTGTTATCAATGAAgggagtcatgagatttgggaagcgTGGAAAGTTGAGTCAGAAATATGTGGGACCATATGACATTCTGGATAGAGTTGAGGAGGTAGCATACCGTCTTGCACTACCTCCATCTTTAGCAAGAGTTCATAATGTGTTTCACGTGTCACAGCTGAGAAAATATGTAAGTGACCCATCACACGTGCTAGAAATTGAGAATATTGAGCTGGATGATCAACTTACTTATGAAGAATTACCTAAGGAGATATTAGACACCAAAGTTCGCAAGACTAGGAATAGTGAAGTGTCTTTAGTGAAGGtgctatggtctaatcatgatgtggaggaagctacttgggagacAGAAGCCTCCATGCGCGAGAGATATTCTCATCTTTTCCATTAG
- the LOC141619394 gene encoding uncharacterized protein LOC141619394, with product MVPGKEYTIKKGYCWLRPTSQAVSWSHIVWTKWSIPKHSFIAWLYYQQGFNTKDKLYKFGIVPESSYCICAQEEESPPHLFFQCQYSRRVIQKVQKWTGVTMSATNTQNWWQHKRFTRLKNGVLNSILNAAMYYIWNQRNASRHEGVIISPGRCVGMIQADIRNRIKHQLQGTVSRKDKHWIEKLLH from the coding sequence GTAAGGAGTATACTATCAAGAAAGGGTATTGCTGGTTAAGGCCAACCAGCCAGGCTGTAAGCTGGTCTCATATTGTTTGGACCAAATGGTCAATTCCCAAACACAGCTTTATAGCTTGGTTGTATTATCAGCAAGGGTTTAATACCAAAGACAAGCTCTACAAATTTGGTATTGTCCCTGAAAGCAGCTATTGTATTTGTGCTCAAGAGGAAGAGTCACCTCCTCACCTCTTCTTCCAGTGCCAGTACAGCAGGAGAGTTATTCAGAAAGTTCAGAAATGGACGGGTGTGACTATGTCTGCTACCAATACCCAGAATTGGTGGCAACACAAGAGGTTCACGAGACTGAAGAATGGGGTCCTGAATAGTATACTCAATGCTGCTATGTATTATATCTGGAATCAGAGGAATGCAAGCCGGCATGAGGGTGTTATAATTAGTCCTGGCAGGTGTGTGGGGATGATACAAGCGGATATCAGGAACAGGATTAAGCATCAGTTGCAGGGTACAGTGTCAAGAAAGGATAAGCATTGGATTGAGAAATTGCTGCACTAG